In a genomic window of Nothobranchius furzeri strain GRZ-AD chromosome 14, NfurGRZ-RIMD1, whole genome shotgun sequence:
- the LOC107396079 gene encoding zona pellucida sperm-binding protein 3, protein MLFIRIFFCLFLGALSAAAAQKIKQNLFHSASRIGPQSPYQPPAHSPPAVQQVKQDFREPLSWRYPEPPAEEEPRFPPDFELRTPKPVESIAAICGENSVHVEAKKDLLGTGRPVLSSDVTLGGCPAVGEDPNAQVLIFESELHGCGSQLTMSDDTFTYEFMLHYSPSPLGSSPIIRGREVSVSIQCHYLRKHDVSSGLLKPTWSPFGDDKYSEESLYFSLRLMTDDWQQRRPSAQFLLGDMMKFEASVKQFHHSPLRVIVDSCVANVVPNVDTVPRYTFLGNSGCLYDSQLTGSSSRFLPRSQDDKVQFEVEAFSFEQDNSGMLHITCSLRAIAAASAFSNTNKDCSFADGRWKDARGNNHFCSCCDSDCGKAGGSDLLTLGTPLEEERTVGPITVKDRPLL, encoded by the exons ATGCTGTTCATTAGGATTTTCTTCTGCTTGTTTCTCGGAGCtttgtcagcagcagcagctcagaagATAAAGCAGAACCTTTTTCACTCagccagccggattggacctcagAGTCCATACCAGCCTCCAGCTCACTCACCACCAG CTGTCCAACAAGTGAAGCAGGACTTCAGGGAACCTTTATCTTGGAGGTACCCTGAGCCACCCGCCGAGGAGGAGCCTCGGTTTCCTCCAGACTTTGAACTGAGAACTCCAAAGCCCGTCGAGAGCATCGCTGCCATTTGTGGAGAAAATTCGGTTCACGTGGAGGCCAAGAAGGATCTGCTGGGAACTGGTAGACCTGTTCTGTCTTCTGACGTGACTCTGGGAGGGTGTCCTGCTGTAGGAGAAGATCCTAATGCTCAAGTCCTGATCTTTGAGTCTGAGCTGCATGGTTGTGGCAGCCAGCTGACG ATGTCCGACGATACGTTCACCTATGAGTTTATGCTACACTACTCCCCCAGTCCTCTGGGAAGTAGTCCCATCATTCGAGGGCGAGAGGTCTCCGTCAGTATTCAGTGTCACTACCTGAG AAAGCATGATGTGAGCAGCGGGCTGCTGAAGCCAACCTGGTCCCCATTCGGTGATGACAAATACTCCGAGGAAAGTCTCTACTTTTCCCTGAGGCTCATGACGG ATGACTGGCAGCAGCGCCGTCCCAGTGCCCAGTTCCTGCTGGGAGACATGATGAAGTTTGAAGCTTCAGTGAAGCAGTTTCACCACAGCCCGCTTCGTGTGATCGTGGACAGCTGCGTGGCAAATGTGGTTCCAAATGTCGACACGGTTCCTCGATACACCTTTCTAGGGAACAGTGG GTGTCTGTATGACAGTCAGCTGACGGGTTCTAGCTCCCGTTTCCTGCCTCGCTCTCAGGATGACAAGGTGCAGTTTGAGGTTGAGGCGTTCAGCTTTGAACAAGACAACAGCGGAATG CTTCACATCACCTGCAGTCTGAGGGCCATAGCAGCTGCATCAGCATTCAGCAACACTAACAAGGACTGTTCATTTGCTGATGG CAGGTGGAAGGACGCCCGTGGCAACAATCACTTCTGTTCCTGCTGTGACTCAGACTGTGGAAAAGCTGGAGGAAGTGACCTGCTAACACTGG GTACTCCGTTGGAAGAGGAGAGAACAGTTGGACCAATCACAGTCAAGGACCGGCCCTTGTTGTAA
- the LOC129154332 gene encoding putative leucine-rich repeat-containing protein DDB_G0290503, with protein MNRRNVSWYDSHLHPEEMDYESDMDFVSDSEGENSELLSEIEEMENDMFDENVSWYDSRLHPEEMDYESDMENDMFDETEHKSVFDAEVESLQYETKLPAEMEFPGSETVYSDSETMVPRSQMVQRELAGFKRPRKPQQPLTFGEMTNSTNMSWYDLCVNNVEVDYDLVIDFSSDGENEKSDLLSTTTEMESEMPEQTSVFDAEKESLLNETHLSAELEISGSETVVPRPQAVQQELVDFKSRQIDDLLKQVDHLKENLQNINTCFNQEEKRLAAKNQCVLYKEQTKEMENSLVQQQQKLVALEKQLQEQKNVNEDLQEICSDLKSETDESRFSGVSRDVLIENFKKLEERHLDLEAMFSREKDEKISVEQKLTDKLENLKEQLSEKDIFIKNLQTDLDQERRFRLVSVQEQKNAQHKVTVNENYKKEIKDLKKRTGYLSELLDNIKTDMKYTERILLEERNDFKHQLKQKNLICESLEKRLNKENELRLTCEEELKKTKDQMSSMNGNLKKEIKDLTQSNSELRVVVENLTAENAASHQELADQQERVKHQLQDKSVVCDLLKQVDHLKEKLQNRNTCFNQEREKRIAAENQCALYKEQTKEMENGLVQQQQKLVALEKQLQEQKNVNKDLQEICSDLQGETDESRFSGVSRNDLIENFEKLEERHLDLEAMFSREKDEKISVEQKLTDKLENLKEQLSEKNVFIENLQTDLDQERRFRLVSVQEQKTAQHKVTVNENYKKEMKDLKKRNGDLSEMLDNVKTDMKNRDRKRLEEQNNFKHQLKQKKVICESLEKRLNKENELRLTCEEELKKTKDQMSSMNGNLKKEINDLKQKNLELSQTLRSGQAVETKSEQMCEDLQKFKQLLHEKISICEELSSSLDMEKQLRVSYEAQLDSNRAIVCENSDLKEQIKDLTQSNSELRVAVENLTAENAASHQELAEQLERVKHQLQDKSFVCENLETGFTNEQKLRLQLYQQLQETSGLFLKNVCKVIVNLQLDQLRSKKQHEQELGILKEQVSELESLTTTLESQNLILRLKTERFNPDQQTETISEQNVDAAEGNKSLPAENDSLAESLESQRDAPHSDTKKQEKVSVWRHFKKFVTPGCLRQHKNKQPSN; from the exons ATGAACAGAAGAAACGTGTCGTGGTACGACTCACATCTACACCCAGAAGAAATGGATTATGAGTCAGACATGGACTTTGTTTCTGACAGTGAGGGTGAAAACTCAGAACTACTCTCAGAAATTGAAGAGATGGAAAATGATATGTTTGATGAAAACGTGTCGTGGTACGACTCACGTCTACACCCAGAAGAAATGGATTATGAGTCAGACATGGAAAATGATATGTTTGATGAAACAGAACATAAATCCGTCTTTGATGCTGAGGTAGAGTCTCTTCAATATGAGACTAAATTACCTGCTGAAATGGAGTTCCCTGGATCTGAGACGGTCTACTCTGATTCTGAGACGATGGTCCCTAGATCTCAGATGGTTCAGCGGGAATTAGCTGGTTTTAAACGCCCAAGAAAGCCACAACAACCCCTTACTTTCGGTGAAATGACGAACAGCACAAACATGTCCTGGTACGACTTATGTGTCAACAACGTAGAAGTGGATTATGATTTAGTCATCGACTTTAGTTCTGATGGTGAGAACGAAAAGTCAGATCTACTGTCTACAACTACAGAGATGGAGTCTGAGATGCCAGAACAAACATCTGTCTTTGATGCTGAGAAAGAGTCTCTTCTTAATGAGACTCATTTATCTGCTGAACTGGAAATCTCTGGATCTGAGACGGTTGTCCCTAGACCTCAGGCGGTTCAGCAGGAATTAGTTGATTTTAAAAGCAGGCAAATTGATGACCTTTTGAAACAagtggatcatttgaaagaaaacCTGCAGAATATAAATACTTGTTTCAATCAGGAGGAGAAGAGGCTTGCTGCAAAGAACCAGTGTGTGCTTTACAAGGAGCAAACTAAAGAGATGGAGAACAGTTTGGTTCAGCAGCAACAAAAGCTGGTGGCTTTAGAAAAGCAGTTACAGGAGCAGAAAAACGTGAATGAAGATTTACAAGAAATCTGCTCAGATCTAAAAAGTGAGACAGACGAGTCCCGTTTTTCTGGAGTCTCGAGAGACGTTCTGATCGAGAACTTTAAAAAACTGGAGGAACGACATTTGGACTTAGAAGCAATGTTtagcagagaaaaagatgagaaaatcagCGTAGAACAGAAGTTGACTGACAAGCTGGAGAATttaaaggagcagctttcagaaaaggacattttcatcaaaaatctgcaaacagatttagatcaagaacgtcggttcagactcgttagtgtccaggagcagaagaacgccCAGCATAAAGTCACCGTCAACGAGAACTATAAGAAGGAGATCAAAGATCTTAAGAAAAGAACCGGGTACCTCTCTGAGTTGCTGGACAACATTAAAACGGATATGAAGTACACAGAGAGGATACTTCTGGAAGAACGAAATGATTTTAAacatcagctcaaacagaagaatCTAATCTGTGAAAGTTTAGAGaaacgtttgaacaaagaaaacgagctccgtctgacctgtgaggaagaactcaaaaaaactaaagatcaaatGAGTTCAATGAACGGAAATCTCAAGAAGGAGATCAAAGACCTGACTCAGAGCAACTCAGAACTCAGAGTGGTTGTGGAAAACCTGACTGCTGAGAATGCTGCATCTCACCAGGAGTTGGCTGATCAGCAGGAGAgagtcaaacatcaactccaggataaatctgtcgtctgtgaccttttgaaacaagtggatcatttgaaagaaaaactgcagaacagaaatacttgtttcaatcaggagagggagaagaggattgctgcagagaaccagtgtgCGCTTTACAAGGAGCAAACTAAAGAGATGGAGAACGGTTTGGTTCAGCAGCAACAAAAGCTGGTGGCTTTAGAAAAGCAGTTACAGGAGCAGAAAAACGTGAATAAAGATTTACAAGAAATCTGCTCAGATCTACAAGGTGAGACAGACGAGTCTCGTTTTTCTGGAGTCTCGAGAAACGATCTGATCGAGAACTTTGAAAAACTGGAGGAACGACATTTGGACTTAGAAGCGATGTTtagcagagaaaaagatgagaaaatcagCGTAGAACAGAAGTTGACTGACAAGCTGGAGAATttaaaggagcagctttcagaaaagaacgttttcatcgaaaatctgcaaactgatttagatcaagaacgtcggttcagactcgttagtgtccaggagcagaagaCCGCTCAGCATAAAGTCACCGTCAACGAGAACTATAAGAAGGAAATGAAAGATCTTAAGAAAAGGAACGGTGACCTCTCTGAGATGCTGGACAACGTTAAAACGGATATGAAGAACAGAgacaggaaacgtctggaagagCAAAATAATTTTAAgcatcagctcaaacagaagaaGGTAATCTGTGAAAGTTTAGAGaaacgtttgaacaaagaaaacgagctccgcctgacctgtgaggaagaactcaaaaaaactaaagatcaaatGAGTTCAATGAACGGAAATCTCAAGAAGGAGATTAACGACCTGAAACAGAAGAacttggagctcagtcagacgctgaGAAGTGGTCAGGCTGTAGAAACTAAATCAGAACAGATGTGTGAGGATCTGCAGAAGTTTAAACAGCTGCTCCATGAAAAAATATCCATCTGTGAAGAACTTAGCAGCAGTCTGGACATGGAGAAGCAGCTCAGAGTTAGCTACGAGGCTCAGCTGGACTCTAACAGGGCAATAGTCTGTGAGAACTCAGATCTtaaagagcagatcaaagatctgactcagagcaactcagaactcagagtggccgtggaaaacctgaccgctgagaaCGCTGCTTCTCACCAGGAGTTGGCTGAACAGCTGGAGAgagtcaaacatcaactccaagATAAATCTTTCGTCTGTGAAAACCTGGAAACAGGTTTCACCAACGAACAGAAGCTCAGACTCCAGCTGTACCAGCAACTCCAGGAAACATCTGGCCTGT TCCTAAAGAATGTCTGTAAAGTCATCGTTAACCTCCAGTTAGATCagcttagaagcaaaaagcagcaCGAGCAAGAGTTGGGAATCCTGAAGGAACAAGTCTCTgaactcgagtcactgactacaaCTCTGGAAAGTCAAAATCTGATCTTGAGACTAAAGACTGAGCGTTTTAACCCAGATCAGCAAACCGAAACGATCAGTGAGCAGAACGTGGACGCTGCAGAAGGAAACAAGAGTCTTCCTGCTGAAAACGACTCTTTAGCAGAAAGCCTCGAGTCCCAGAGAGACGCTCCACACTCAGAcacaaaaaaacaggaaaaagtttctgtGTGGAGGCATTTCAAGAAATTTGTAACCCCGGGATGTCTCCGtcagcacaaaaacaaacaacctaGCAACTAA